The stretch of DNA TGATACAGCCCATAGTCGAACGAGAGGGGCAGCACATTGATGATGATGTCATCTTCGACGTTTTCCAGATACTGGATGATAGAGCTCGCGGCGAACACGACGTTGCTGTGGTCGGACATGACCCCTTTCGGATCGCCCGTGCTACCGGAGGTGTAGATCAGGCAGGCCAGGTCGAGATCGATGTTCACGTGTGGCGGGCGGCTGGAGGAGTATGCCTGTTGGATGGCCTCGTAGGAGAGGCAGCGAGCAGGAAGGGATTCATGGCCCGATGTTCGGCTGAGGATGGCCGCCTGAATGGATGGGACTTCGCCCATGAGGCGACTCGCGAGATCCGCCCGCTGTCCTGTAGTGATCAGCGCGCTGGCCTGGCAGTTCTGGAGGATGTAGGCCAGTTTGTGAAATTTGGTGGAGTAATTGACGACGACGAAGACCCCGCCGGCCTTCAGCACGGCGAAGATGCCGACGACGAGTTCGATTAAATGCAGGACCACGCGCTGGCCGCGCTGGATCCCCTGGTCCATCAGCGCATGGGCCAGCCGGTTGGCCATCGCCTCGATCTCCGCGTAGGTCAGGCGTTGCCCTTCGCACACCAGGGCGACCTTGTGGGGCAGGCGATCGGCACTACGTTCCAAGAATTCTTGTACAAGCATATGTATTCAGTGGCTTTGTGCTCATTATGGACTGAGGAGGGGCGCTTGCGCCGGGAACCGGGGAGGTTCGGAGGGCTCTTTTCATGTCTTGGAGAACCCGTTTACCTGATCCTGCCATTCCGGTCCGAAAGAGGCTCATCCCTCCGGGCCTCCCCAGGAGATGGCGCGGTGATGATAGGGAGCTCGTTCCGAAATGGTGCCACCACGTGGTTGGTGGCGTAACGGGAGGAAGGATTACGTTGCTGGCTCGGCCGTTTCGCAGGAGAGAGGCATCTTACGCCGGACGTACGCGGCGAGCTTACTGACGGAATCGAAGTTGTCGGGGGTGATCTCCTCATCTTCCACGGTGATGTGGAAGACTTCCTCGACGAACATGATCAACTCCAACACATTCATCGAGTCGACGATTCCCTCCTCCAAAAACGACGTGTCGTCCGGGTAAGTGTATCCGTTGTCGCTAAAGAGGATGTTCTCGGCGATGTAAGAGCGTATCTTCTCTTCTACAGATGGCATAATCATGCACCCATTTATCAAATCAGATTTCTTGTGATCTCGGCTCCGATCGTGGATCCCCGTTC from Chloroflexota bacterium encodes:
- a CDS encoding acyl carrier protein produces the protein MPSVEEKIRSYIAENILFSDNGYTYPDDTSFLEEGIVDSMNVLELIMFVEEVFHITVEDEEITPDNFDSVSKLAAYVRRKMPLSCETAEPAT